The Papaver somniferum cultivar HN1 chromosome 6, ASM357369v1, whole genome shotgun sequence genome segment CAAATTTGGTTCCcgaactttaacagttaaaaccgttcgcatactggtatgcgaacttggtttccggacctgaatcataccacaacagtttgcataccggtatgcacactgtgttatatccagacaatggttaattgttctaaactcccatttcaatcattgaaacatccttagaagacgacaatagctgtctcacacaaaatattagcttatACGTAtttccaagtgatcgaatgatcaacatAAAACAtttcgagtcgacatcaaatgactgtctcacacaaatcatataagatgtttcaaggcaattttcacatgatcgtattttgacttattatttagtttccaacaaataaattgtttccaactaaactcgtcaagaatgatgatgaacgtagctaaagaaaaaagcttccaacacatatttcaagaaagatataaacgagttaaactcaactcgaaatatcaaatttgtacaatgtaaaagtctatacatctatacgacttagtcttagtaggagatagaatataatagacttctgagtgatagataagttttagtctccacataccttttgttgatgaagttcctccaagatttcttcagtagatcttcgtcttcaatcgatgaacccatgaagtctaaagctcaactacacattttatcctgatccgagacataactataagtagactagaaatcaagacttatagtcttgatcacctaaacttgacaaacaatcttgagataacaacgtttgcgagttcgaccgagcagtgctctaacactactaTAAAAcatattcttgaagatatttttgatATTATTCCAACTATTATCACTAATGATGTTTGAGTCTTTTACTAGAATCCCATATGCTAAtgatattttcaaaaaatttaaatATACGGCCTCTTGGAGCTCTCCAAGACCAGATGGCTTCCAAGCAGGTTGTTATCAAACAAATTGGTGCATTGTTGGTAATGATGTTGTTCAAGTTGTCCAGAATTTCTTTACCACATGTTATATGCCTAAAGAGTCCAATAAaaccttttttttatctttgattcCTAAATGTGGTATTGTTAAAAATTCTATTGACTTCATACCTATAGGTTTGTGTTATTGTGTTACATAATCTATAAAATAATTTCAAAGATTTTAGCAAATAGGATCAaacctcatctaaaaaaaattatttcaccTTACCAATCTACTTGTGTTCCAGGGAAAGCTATTCAAAATAACATAATCATTGCTCATGAGATGATTCACACTATGAAGCATAAGGAAGGATATACTGGTACAATGGCTCTAAAATTGGATTTATCCAAAGCTTTTGATAGGTTATAATGGCCATTTCTTTTAGGAATGCTTAGAAAAATAGGTTTCCCTGAGAAATTTTGCCACAACAAAAATTTCTATTTTACTCAATGATTCTCCTACTAGTGAGTATAGTCCCATTAGAGGATTAAGACAGGGGAATACTTTATCCCCCTATCTTTTTATAATTGTCGTGGACTACTTATCTAGACTCCTTGTTAATGCTTCTTCTAATGATGTCATTGCTGGTGTAAAAGCTGATAGAAATGCTTATGCAATTACTCATCTTTTATTTACATATGATACTCTCATCTTTACCAAAGCAGACATGCACAATGTGACAGTATTCTTGAAACTCTCAATCAGTTTGGTAAGTTTTCTGGTCAAATGCTCAATTTTAGTAAGTCTAGTGTTTACTTTAGTAACAACATTGGTCCTTCTGCTAGAATTGATCTTTATAGAGCTCTTATATGACAGAAATCAAAGACTCTGATAAATATTTAGGTGTGACTCTTTTAACGGGTTGAGATAAATCTTAAGCTTTTAAGCTTAGTATTCAGAGTTTTAGCTCTAGACTCAATctctaaaaaggaaaaaatatgaCTCAGGCTGCTAGATCAATTACGGATAAACATGTGCTAAATACCCTTCCTACTCATCAAATGAGAGTTTTTAGAATTCCGAAGAACATGATTACTCAGTTAGACTCTATCTAGAGACAATTTTTTGTGGGGAAATGATGGTAGTCACAAAGGCATTTATTTTATTGGTTGGGACAAATTTCAGATTCCTAAAGCTCTAGATGGACTAGGTTTTAGAAACCTTAGAATTTTTAATATTGCTTTGTTGACTAAAGTGGCTTGGAAGGCTTGTAATGATGAGAACTCTCTTTGTTACGAGGTCCTCAAAGCAAAATACTCTAGAAATGGAAGTTTTCTTCACTTAGATAAACTTAAGGATGGTTGTCTTGGCTTTGAAGGAGCATTTATTCAGGTCTTGAGATTGTTCAGAAAAACACTATGTGGTTAGTTACATGTGGAACCAAAGTAAATATTTGGCTAGATTGTTAAGTTATAGGTATAAATAGCCCACCTGTTCCAGTTGTTGGATCATCTAGTTATGAAATTTTTACTTTTTTCTGTGACTTATTCTTGGCAGGTACTAGATAATGGAATACTGATATTGTGAATGCTCTCTTTCTCAAGAGTGTGCTAACTTAATCTTAAATATGAGAATTCCAAATACAGGTGAAGATTCCATGATTTGGATGCAGATAGAAAAGGAAAATTTACAGTTAAGAGTGCATATAATACTATTTGCACCAATGAAGTTAATTCCATTACTGCAGGTAGTACCATTCCTACTGATGTCTGGAAGAATTTGTGGAAATTTAAAGTTCCACATAGAGTTCAACTTTTTGTGTGGAAATGTATTAAGAGAATAGTTCCAATCAGAACTAAGATTTCTAGATACAAGTCTGGTATTGAACTCAGTGTTGTTTTTGTAAAAACAACGAGGAAACTATAAATCATCTTTTCATGGAGTGCAGTTATGCTAGGGCCATTTGGTTTGCCATGAATATAAACATTGATACCATTTGGGAACATCATATAGATTTTGAGCATTGGGCTATAATATGGTTTCACTCTGAAGTAAGTAATATGTTTGAGTAATGAGAATTTGATATGAAGGATCATGTGTACAGTATGGTACATCTGGAAAGATAGGTGCCTAGTGATATTTCAAGATAAGAAGCCTAATCTGCAAATTGTGTTGCCAGCATTAATCATTTGTATGATCAGTGTACTGTTTTGGCTAATCAGCATTATTATTCTTTTACTAATGATTTACAGATTAAGATTTGGAGACCTCCTGATAGAGATTTTGTGAAAATCAATATAAGTGGATCTTATAAACCACAAACTAAAAAAAGAAGTGTTAGGCTAATCATACGCAATTTTGCAGGTAAACTCTTAGAAGCTAAAGGTTTAAACTTCAATAGGGAGGTGGAATAAGAATATGGGGCTGAGTATTTTGAATGCAAAGCAATGAAGGTAGCTGTGGACTGGATTGAGGAGCTTAGAATAACTAGAACAATTTTTGAGCTGGACTGTGAAGCTGTAATGAAATCAATAACCGGGGATGATCTGCAGGTTCATTGGTACAAGCAAAATATTATTTAAGGTATAAAGAATAAATTTAGTAATAGTAACTTTTGGTTTTTTAAGTATGTAAACAGACTTGGTAATAATGTAGCTCACGAGCTAGCAAAAATGGCTAGACAAGAGGCgtctaattttcaatttttaaatgATTTTTCGGGTTATAATATATCAAATCTGGTAAAGAATGACTATGACATGATTTAAATTTATTCAATGAATTCCCTCTtagtatataaataaataaataaataaataaataaataagtattCTTTTTCGAAAAAGATGATTGAATCTCATTCATATATTGATAATAATTCCATACCATCATTGTAATAAAGGTTGGGATTTGATTATAGTATTCATCCAACATTGATAGTTCAAATTGTTTAGTAGAATTCTAAGATTTTCATCCTTCCAGTGCTGGTCTACAGCATTTCCGTTACAAAAGGAGGAGATATGAGCTGCTTCAATAATGTCATATCTATTTTTTAAAACAAAACCATTTAGGTTGAATCCTGAAGTCCTCGTTGATCGAATATCTTCTTTCCCTAGCTTTGGAGTAAAGACCCATCAACAATCTAAGAATGGGATTAGAGTCGCTTTGAAATATGACGTTGAAATCACTCCCTTGAGTTTCCCAATTGAATGCAGCCTCTGCTCCTTTCTCTTTTAGATATTCTTTTGTAGTACAATCAGCATATGTTCCCTTTCCTTCATTTGCTCCTGCAAAATTTGTTAGAGTTAGGCCAATTCCAAAAGTTGTAATCGTACTTAACATGGATATTGCTATGTTTATCCTAATTGCCATATAAGATTTTCATCTCTAGTTCGGTTGTAGATATTACCAACTCTTCATCATTTATGGGGTTATAATAGAGATTATGCATAATGTTGTAGTTTGGGGCATACACATGCAAGTAACTGTTTATGTATTTGACCATGTATGCGGTGGTGTTTGCACTATTCTGACttactttatcaaatacaaggttGCATCTTGCTTTCCAAACATGCCAAGGTACTATTCACATAATTCAGGCCATCTTATTTCACTTGAATTTCCGTTCTGATTGTTAAACCAAGTGTTCATCCAGTCATGGAAGTTTGTTATTCCATTTGTCATATTCTGCAGATTTATATTTAGATGCACCCAAACTTGGTTAACAAAATTACAATGCATAGAAATATGGGTTAAAGTTTCATTATAGTTACTATAAAGAGTGCAAGTAGTATTTAAATGAGGTAATATTGGTGCCACTCTCATGCTAtttggaagatttttttttttttgatgtaaagACAAAATATATTAACTAGCAAATATAGTACAGGAGATTTACAATTTCATTTCTATCAAAAACATTAGATGTAATTCTAGAAATCTTAATTCTTTGTTGTAGCTCCGTAGATAAATGTTGAAGGCTCTTTATCCTTGCTTCTTTGGCAATTATGTCTGCTGCTGAATTGTATTTTCGATTTATGTACATTGTCTGAGCCTGAGGAAGTTCTTTTAAGAATGTCTTTACTGCTCGAACGATGTTTTCGGCTGTCCAAAAAGGACTTGTGTTATCCTTGTTGATGCAGTCTGCCAAAACTTTACAATATGTTACTATTGTAACGCTGGAAAGAACATTTTCTTTTAGCCATGTGACCGCTTTTTGTAAAGCTTTCGCTTCCGCATGAAAGGCTGAAGTAGTTGTTTCCGAACCCGCTGAGATGTGCATAAAAGACTTGAGGTCTACTGAATATACTATGTGAGGATATCCCATGAAAAAGTCTTCTTCCTTGAAAGATGCATCTATAAATATTATCCAATCGGATTTTATATTCGACCACTTGGAGTGATCATTAGCTGGTTATTATTCAAatcttttgttttattctttttggGGATGGACTGCAAAAATTTATTGATCTGATCAATTAGATTCCTTGGATTTGGGATTACGTTTTCGAGAACCACTGAGCATCTATATTTCTAGATGAACCATGATATGGTTGCTATTTTCCTAATCAAATTATCTAGATCTGGATTTATGAGCCACCTTTTGACCCATGTTGTGATTGGGTCCTCATTATCTGGAAGAATCAAATGTCTCATAGAAAAGCTGAACCAAATGGCTATGGCAAACGGGCAAAGATCCAAATAGATGCTTTTCAGTTTCCTGAACCTGAGTATTGCATAGCTAACACTTTGGGTCAACTTCCGGGTTATGGATACCTAAACTCGAAAATCAAATGTCCCAGTTAGCTTCCACACAAAAAGCTTGATTCTTGGAAGAATAGAATGAACAATTTTCCGGCAAATTACAATGCATAAAAAGATGGGTTAAAGTTTCATCATATGTATGTATTTTGTACAGCTTATAAAATAAATATGTATTCTGTACATATAGGCCCGTAGGACTTCCATTTGTTTCCACTACAATCAAACTCAAAATTCTAGGGATTACTCTCGTTACCcgctttctccttctctttcttctctttcaGTGGTGGAAGTGAAAATGTTTCGATCCTTGTGGTGTAGAGTAGGAGCAAATCTGCAAACTACGACCCCCATAAATGGGGTaccttctccatcatcatctAGGTATGTTTTCCTCACACAGCAGGATTCGAATGTTATCAATAGAACTAGGGTTAGTTCCATACTAATGGTAATAATGTTAGGTCATATTCTTCTTCTGATTCATTTGTAGTTAATTATCTGATCAATTCATGTGGATTATCTGAAAATGAAGCTATTAATGTCTCtcaaaaaatcaaattcaaaaccacATCCCAACCAGATTCAGTATTAACATTATTTGAAAACTATGGATTCACTAAACCTCGCATTTCAAAACTCATCACTACGCGTCCATCAATTTTGTTGTTTGATCCtcttaaaaccctaaaacccaaaTTGGATTTTTTCAATTCTAAAGGGCTAGATGGAATAAAACTTTCCGAAGGACCCAAACATTCTGACACTGAGCTTAAACAATACTATAATCCCTTCATTTGATATCCTTGAAAGCATTCTTCATACTCAAAGAAATATTTATAAATTCCTTAAACAATCTACCTTTTGGGTTCTCAGAATAAACGGGCTTAAGCAATTGAGGGTCAATGTAAAGCTTTTGAGATGTGAAGGTGTCCCTGAATCTTATATTATTAAGTATCTTATCATCAAACCTAGATCGTTTATGGCAGATGCTGATAAGTTTAATAAGATTGTTGAAAAGCTTAAAGGAATGGGTTTCGACCCTTTAGCTACAACATTTCTTCAAGCTATAGAGAGATTGACGTCGATGACTGAAGCCACTTGGAGAAAAAAAATGGATGTTTACAAGAGACGGAGTTGGTCTGAGGATCACTTACATACAGCATTTAGGAAATGTCCTTCTTGTATGAAGGCTTCTGAGAAGAAGATTACGGCAGTTATGGATTTCCTTGTGAATGAAATTGGTTATGATTGATTGGTTATTGCGGAAAACTCATGGATTTTCACTTACAGCTTGAAGGAGAGGATTATCCCTAGGTGCTCTGTTATAAGAATTTTAGTCTCAAAGGGTCTGATTGAGGAAAAAATTTCTCTGGTATCACTTGGAAGCCTGACAGATAAGTCCTTTTCGGATAAGTTTGTGACACCATATGAACAAGAAGCTCCTGCATTAATGAAGGTTTTCCGCGGTGAGTTGAATTAGAGAGAGCTACTACTGTAatgaaggacttggtgagatgaatatGGGGTATGTAGTTAATTATCTGAGTTCACATTATCTTTTCTCCTTTTGTTTGCTTGCTGCCTTTGTTTATTAATTTAGCTCATAGTTCTGCCAATACTTGCCACTTTTCTTGTTTTGCTTATATATGGATATAGTGCGCATGCCATTTTAAAACTTTGTTACAGATTATGCTTTATATTACATGGTTTTCTAATCTCATACATGATGAATATATGTCATCGGTGTTGTTTGCTTTATCATCACTATGCTTATCCAGAACATCGAACTTTGGTAGTTTGCTAATCTTTGATGAAAGCGGTAATAGGAATAAGTCTAAAGAAGTTGCTTAAATCTAGTGACTATACTTTCTTGAGCTATTCAAGAACTAAGATAAATCTAGTTTAAGCTTGAGTCTGTTAGAATCCCAATCTGGCTAAGATATCTACACTTATTCTACAAGTATGGTTTTCTGGGAATAACTTTCCTATTGGAACTCATGGaatatttttatgttgttgtgtaCCAATTTTGTAGAGTGTGTGTTTGAACTTTCTTATAGTGAGTCATATACACATCAATCTTTACTTTCctcgttccttatatttgtcatgttAGTCTAATTAGGTTGAACGACTCTGCCTGTGTAGTTACTACACAGCCTGTCCCAAGCCAGGATAAAGGAGGAGGGGGTCGCGATTGGCGTGGCTAGCCGGTGACTGACCAAAAGAGGGTGAAAATAGTACTAAGACGGGTGACCTCTTGGAGAAGTCCTCGTGTTATACTTTTGGCGAGAGCAGTACTCAGTTGGGTGACAGCTTAGGAAGTCTTCATGTTTCCTTTCTAGCTTACCCTAGCTTGTTTGGAACTAAAGGCTTCGAAGAAGAAATCCAATTAGGTTGAACATTAAGTTTTGTTGAGTTTGAAAAGTGAGTTATGTCATACTGAAAAACTCAAATACTGAGCATAGATTGTTTTCTTTATCTGCTTTCTTACCTCTTTTGGATGTTTTACAGGAACCATC includes the following:
- the LOC113287093 gene encoding uncharacterized protein LOC113287093 isoform X1, which codes for MFRSLWCRVGANLQTTTPINGVPSPSSSRINGLKQLRVNVKLLRCEGVPESYIIKYLIIKPRSFMADADKFNKIVEKLKGMGFDPLATTFLQAIERLTSMTEATWRKKMDVYKRRSWSEDHLHTAFRKCPSCMKASEKKITAVMDFLVNEIGYD